The following are encoded together in the Microbacterium hatanonis genome:
- a CDS encoding PHP domain-containing protein: protein MDPLDALNEIAYLLERERSSRYKSKAFRTAAEAIADLDDAARREPGLRRRKGIGDSTFAVITQALDGRVPDYLADLREKTGVAAGSELRGLLRGDLHSHSEWSDGLTPIELMVDAGRRLGHEYLALTDHSPRLRVANGLSPERLRDQMGIVEGFRGDGFTLLTGIEVDILDDGALDQEDDLLDALDVVVASAHSQLRMESAPMTRRLIGAVSNPRVDVLGHVTGRLVEGARGTRPPSTFDPHAVFAAAAEHGVAVEINSRPERQDPPDELIAIALEAGCLFSIDSDAHAPGQLSLIDYGAARAERAGVPADRVVTTWPLDRLREWLDRRR, encoded by the coding sequence GTGGATCCGCTCGACGCACTGAACGAGATCGCGTACCTGCTCGAACGGGAGCGCTCCTCGCGCTACAAGTCGAAGGCGTTCCGCACGGCGGCGGAGGCCATCGCCGATCTCGACGACGCGGCCCGGCGCGAGCCGGGTCTGCGCCGCCGCAAGGGCATCGGCGACTCCACCTTCGCCGTGATCACCCAGGCGCTCGACGGGCGCGTACCCGACTATCTGGCGGACCTGAGGGAGAAGACCGGCGTCGCGGCCGGCTCCGAACTGCGGGGGCTGCTCCGGGGCGACCTCCACAGCCACAGCGAGTGGTCGGACGGTCTGACGCCGATCGAGCTCATGGTCGACGCGGGACGCCGCCTCGGGCACGAGTACCTGGCCTTGACCGACCACTCCCCGCGCCTACGCGTCGCGAACGGTCTGTCGCCCGAGAGGCTCCGCGACCAGATGGGGATCGTCGAAGGATTCCGCGGCGACGGCTTCACTCTTCTCACCGGCATCGAGGTCGACATCCTCGACGACGGCGCGCTCGATCAGGAAGACGACCTGCTCGACGCCCTGGACGTGGTCGTCGCATCCGCCCATTCCCAACTGCGAATGGAGAGCGCGCCGATGACGCGTCGGTTGATCGGCGCTGTCTCGAACCCGAGGGTCGACGTGCTCGGTCACGTCACAGGTCGCCTCGTCGAGGGGGCGCGCGGAACGCGACCCCCCTCGACGTTCGACCCGCACGCCGTCTTCGCGGCGGCGGCGGAGCACGGTGTGGCGGTGGAGATCAACTCGCGTCCCGAGCGTCAGGATCCTCCCGACGAGCTGATCGCGATCGCCCTCGAGGCGGGCTGCCTGTTCTCGATCGACTCCGACGCGCACGCACCGGGCCAGCTCTCGCTCATCGACTACGGCGCCGCGCGTGCGGAGCGGGCGGGCGTGCCCGCCGATCGGGTCGTCACCACCTGGCCGCTCGACCGCCTGCGGGAGTGGCTCGACCGCCGGCGCTGA
- a CDS encoding SHOCT domain-containing protein, protein MSVPLVAAAATHLSAHHPGGWGGGPGFGWWFLLIPLFWIVLIGVLFAVFGRRWRRAAAANGYGPGGRRSPAQQAEATLAERFAKGDIDETEYRARLEVLRTNAQPG, encoded by the coding sequence ATGTCCGTACCCCTGGTGGCCGCGGCGGCCACTCACCTGTCCGCCCATCATCCCGGAGGGTGGGGCGGCGGCCCCGGCTTCGGCTGGTGGTTCTTGCTGATCCCCCTGTTCTGGATCGTGCTGATCGGCGTGCTCTTCGCCGTCTTCGGCCGTCGCTGGCGACGCGCCGCCGCAGCCAACGGCTATGGACCCGGCGGTCGGCGCAGTCCGGCGCAACAGGCGGAGGCCACCCTCGCCGAGCGGTTCGCGAAGGGCGACATCGACGAGACCGAGTATCGCGCGCGGCTCGAGGTGCTGCGCACCAACGCCCAGCCCGGCTGA
- a CDS encoding response regulator, producing MIRVALADDHQLVRAGFRALLDSEPDIDVVVEASGGEELLRMLRTTPVDVVLIDIRMPDGDGLWTTEQIAVDPALEHVRVVIVTTFELDEYVGRAIRAGASGFLVKDTEPADLIRAVRVAVAGDALLSPGVTRRLLERAAGGLRASPDPVLLAALTDREREVLRLVAQGLTNDEIAERLVLSPLTAKTHVSRILQKSHSRDRAQLVVLAYESGLVAPGWQ from the coding sequence ATGATCCGCGTCGCCCTCGCCGACGACCACCAGCTCGTCCGCGCGGGGTTTCGAGCGCTGCTCGACTCCGAGCCCGACATCGACGTCGTCGTCGAGGCGTCGGGCGGCGAAGAACTCCTCCGGATGCTGCGCACGACGCCGGTCGACGTCGTGCTGATCGACATCCGCATGCCGGACGGGGACGGGCTGTGGACGACCGAGCAGATCGCGGTCGACCCCGCACTCGAGCACGTGCGCGTCGTGATCGTCACGACCTTCGAACTCGACGAGTACGTGGGCCGGGCGATCCGGGCCGGCGCGAGCGGCTTCCTCGTCAAAGACACCGAGCCCGCCGACCTGATCCGCGCCGTGCGGGTCGCCGTCGCCGGGGACGCGCTGCTCTCGCCGGGCGTGACACGGCGGTTGCTCGAGCGTGCCGCCGGCGGACTGCGCGCGAGCCCCGACCCCGTGCTGCTGGCCGCGCTCACCGACCGTGAGCGCGAGGTGCTGCGGCTGGTCGCCCAGGGTCTCACGAACGACGAGATCGCCGAACGGCTCGTCCTGTCGCCGTTGACGGCGAAGACGCACGTCTCGCGCATCCTGCAGAAGTCGCACTCACGCGACCGTGCTCAGCTGGTCGTGCTGGCGTACGAGTCCGGGCTCGTCGCGCCCGGGTGGCAGTAG
- a CDS encoding sensor histidine kinase, which yields MPSTTWDDGAPRFRPPPGVTLYVPVVIAFVLQVPGTIVVTVAARSWGPTAALTIALATASALALLGARRFPGPTVVAVTALTVAGLFLRPDAGPPMFALAFAIIGAVVRGARFWALGAVGVGWVAAIAIASLLADTSWHPFRVALVTVGLGVCFAIGEGIRARRAAVDERRAQLSERRRTAEQDERTRIARELHDVLAHSLSQISVQSGVGLHLFDRDPERAREALTSIRALSATGLDEVRGVLSFLRGDERYPTTAPLTPQPQLADLSLLARDRSGLGLEVRLDDELRGDTPPSVVQTTAYRIVQEALTNVVRHSGATTATVTLARDADDLVATVGDDGTGMVPDHVAGGGIRGMRERAELAGGTLVISSDSRHGTVIAARLPWRGAP from the coding sequence ATGCCGAGCACCACCTGGGACGACGGCGCACCCCGCTTCCGCCCGCCGCCCGGGGTCACCCTGTACGTCCCCGTCGTCATCGCTTTCGTGCTGCAGGTGCCCGGAACGATCGTGGTCACGGTCGCCGCGCGCTCGTGGGGCCCGACAGCAGCGTTGACGATCGCACTCGCGACCGCTTCCGCCCTCGCCCTGCTGGGCGCCCGCCGGTTCCCCGGACCGACGGTCGTCGCCGTCACCGCCCTGACCGTCGCCGGGCTCTTCCTCCGCCCCGATGCGGGGCCTCCGATGTTCGCCCTCGCCTTCGCGATCATCGGCGCCGTCGTGCGCGGCGCCCGCTTCTGGGCCCTCGGCGCGGTCGGTGTCGGCTGGGTGGCCGCCATCGCGATCGCGAGCCTCCTCGCCGACACGTCGTGGCACCCGTTCCGCGTCGCGCTCGTGACGGTCGGGCTCGGCGTGTGCTTCGCCATCGGCGAGGGGATCCGCGCCCGCCGTGCGGCCGTCGACGAGCGCCGCGCGCAGCTGAGCGAGCGCCGCCGCACCGCCGAACAGGACGAACGCACGCGCATCGCCCGCGAACTGCACGACGTGCTTGCGCACTCGCTGAGCCAGATCTCGGTGCAGTCCGGCGTCGGGCTGCACCTCTTCGACCGCGACCCCGAACGCGCCCGCGAGGCGCTCACGAGCATCCGCGCCCTCAGCGCCACGGGTCTCGACGAGGTGCGCGGCGTGCTGTCGTTCCTCCGCGGCGACGAGCGGTATCCCACGACGGCGCCGTTGACGCCGCAGCCGCAGCTCGCCGATCTGTCGCTGCTCGCCCGCGACCGGTCAGGGCTCGGACTCGAGGTCAGGCTCGACGACGAACTGCGCGGAGACACCCCGCCGAGCGTCGTGCAGACGACGGCCTATCGCATCGTTCAGGAAGCGCTCACGAACGTCGTGCGCCACTCGGGAGCGACCACCGCGACGGTGACGCTCGCTCGCGACGCCGACGATCTCGTCGCCACGGTCGGCGACGACGGCACCGGCATGGTCCCCGACCACGTCGCAGGAGGCGGTATCCGCGGCATGCGCGAACGGGCGGAGCTCGCCGGCGGCACGCTCGTGATCTCCTCCGACTCGCGACACGGCACCGTGATCGCCGCCCGCCTCCCCTGGCGCGGCGCCCCATGA
- a CDS encoding 5'-3' exonuclease → MSSRPEKLLLLDSASLYFRAFYGVPDTVKAPDGTSVNAVRGFLDIIAKLVTTYEPTRIVACWDDDWRPQWRVDLIPSYKTHRVAEPVEDAPDVEVVPDPLELQVPIIRETLDALGIAIVGAAEHEADDVIGTLATTADVPVDIVTGDRDLFQLVDDDRDVRVVYTARGMSNLEVVTDDVVFAKYGVHARQYADFASMRGDSSDGLPGVKGIGDKSAASLLAAHGDLDGIVAAARAGGGMPAGQQAKILAALDYIAVAPTVVEVVRDLPLTEVPTAIVPLDAEKQDAADALAERWNLTGPIGRAIAALAR, encoded by the coding sequence ATGTCCTCCCGACCAGAGAAGTTGCTCCTGCTCGACTCGGCTTCGCTGTACTTCCGTGCGTTCTACGGCGTGCCCGACACCGTCAAGGCGCCCGACGGCACCTCGGTCAACGCGGTGCGCGGGTTCCTCGACATCATCGCGAAGCTCGTCACGACATACGAACCGACCCGCATCGTCGCCTGCTGGGACGACGACTGGCGCCCGCAGTGGCGGGTCGACCTGATCCCGAGCTACAAGACCCACCGTGTCGCCGAGCCGGTCGAGGACGCGCCCGATGTCGAGGTCGTGCCCGACCCGCTCGAGCTGCAGGTGCCGATCATCCGCGAGACCCTCGATGCCCTCGGCATCGCGATCGTGGGTGCGGCCGAGCACGAAGCCGACGACGTCATCGGCACGCTGGCTACGACCGCCGACGTCCCCGTCGACATCGTCACGGGAGACCGAGACCTGTTCCAGCTCGTCGACGACGACCGCGACGTCCGTGTCGTCTACACCGCTCGCGGCATGAGCAACCTCGAGGTCGTCACCGACGACGTCGTGTTCGCCAAGTACGGGGTGCACGCCCGGCAGTACGCCGACTTCGCCTCGATGAGGGGCGACTCCTCCGACGGGCTTCCCGGCGTGAAGGGCATCGGCGACAAGTCGGCCGCCTCGCTCCTGGCCGCGCACGGCGACCTCGACGGCATCGTCGCGGCGGCACGTGCCGGCGGAGGCATGCCCGCCGGGCAGCAGGCGAAGATCCTGGCCGCGCTCGACTACATCGCCGTCGCACCGACGGTGGTCGAGGTCGTGCGCGACCTGCCGCTCACCGAGGTCCCGACGGCCATCGTGCCGCTCGATGCCGAAAAGCAGGATGCCGCGGACGCACTCGCCGAGCGGTGGAACCTCACCGGCCCGATCGGTCGGGCGATCGCCGCGCTCGCCCGCTGA
- a CDS encoding nucleoside deaminase yields the protein MTLATGFSVSLPEWLRGELDQLPDALETAEERMDLVNALADRNWREGNGGPFAAIVVEAATGRLVSAGVNVVLSSGLSSQHAEVTALGLAQTALGRWDLGADGADLELVVNWRPCVMCYGSTMWSGVRSLVIAGDGPELEELSGFDEGPMVSDWAEQFEARGIRVRVGVRNAEAIEVFRAYGASDATVYNARGAVD from the coding sequence ATGACACTTGCGACCGGCTTCTCCGTCTCCCTTCCCGAATGGCTGCGCGGCGAGCTCGACCAGCTCCCCGACGCGCTCGAGACGGCGGAGGAGCGGATGGACCTCGTGAACGCGCTCGCCGACCGCAACTGGCGCGAGGGCAACGGCGGACCGTTCGCGGCGATCGTCGTGGAGGCCGCCACCGGTCGACTCGTGTCGGCGGGCGTCAACGTCGTGCTCAGCTCGGGCCTCAGCTCGCAGCACGCGGAGGTCACCGCCCTCGGGCTCGCCCAGACCGCCCTCGGCCGGTGGGACCTGGGTGCCGACGGCGCCGACCTCGAGCTCGTCGTCAACTGGCGTCCGTGCGTCATGTGCTACGGCTCGACCATGTGGAGCGGCGTGCGTTCGCTCGTGATCGCGGGCGACGGTCCGGAGCTCGAGGAGCTGAGCGGGTTCGACGAGGGACCGATGGTCTCCGACTGGGCGGAGCAGTTCGAGGCGCGCGGGATCCGCGTGCGGGTCGGGGTGCGCAACGCCGAGGCGATCGAGGTCTTCCGGGCCTACGGCGCGTCGGACGCCACCGTCTACAACGCTCGCGGCGCCGTCGACTGA
- a CDS encoding DUF4190 domain-containing protein, which yields MTDGTRPNENERTAASPPVPPYAAGPQSAPPPPPPQAAPSPYAAPLPPYAAQAASGAPGAYGAPRQDYPGAPPTWGPPTGGPAPGAPWNPGPPQGGSSVLAVLALVASILGALISFIPFFGSVLAWALFATAIVLAIIALVKKTPGKGMSIAALIITGAGFLLSIVWAVILFAFGVFGSALSPGSSSGSESSPAPDDEYYSYPMLGTPDFGADGNTVSAPLVPGSTITITDDNVSEDVWQLTVLPFEDLTAAAAATGDIEPAFGAYVGVPVQLTNVTDETIDLTVDYAYLPYTRFLTADGGEAELTFLSDIESYPSAWDVEVIEPGETVTFYEVFDLAPDAVASGYYVLDLDSGQTVFWGAATL from the coding sequence ATGACCGACGGCACCCGCCCGAACGAGAACGAGCGAACCGCCGCGTCGCCTCCCGTGCCGCCGTACGCCGCAGGACCGCAGTCCGCGCCGCCGCCCCCACCGCCGCAGGCTGCTCCGTCGCCGTACGCCGCTCCCCTCCCGCCCTACGCTGCGCAGGCTGCATCCGGCGCTCCCGGAGCCTACGGCGCACCGCGCCAGGACTACCCGGGCGCCCCGCCCACGTGGGGTCCGCCGACGGGGGGACCCGCCCCCGGCGCACCGTGGAATCCCGGTCCACCGCAGGGCGGCTCGTCGGTGCTCGCGGTGCTCGCGCTCGTCGCATCGATTCTCGGCGCGCTGATCTCCTTCATCCCGTTCTTCGGGTCGGTGCTCGCCTGGGCTCTCTTCGCGACGGCGATCGTCCTCGCCATCATCGCCCTGGTGAAGAAGACCCCCGGCAAGGGGATGTCGATCGCCGCGCTCATCATCACGGGTGCGGGTTTCCTGCTGTCGATCGTCTGGGCCGTGATCCTGTTCGCCTTCGGCGTCTTCGGTTCGGCCCTCTCCCCGGGATCGAGTTCGGGGTCGGAATCCTCCCCCGCGCCTGACGACGAGTACTACTCCTATCCGATGCTCGGCACCCCCGACTTCGGCGCCGACGGCAACACCGTCTCCGCCCCGCTCGTGCCGGGCTCGACCATCACGATCACCGACGACAACGTGTCGGAGGACGTGTGGCAGCTGACCGTCCTCCCCTTCGAGGATCTGACGGCGGCCGCTGCGGCGACCGGCGATATCGAGCCCGCGTTCGGCGCTTACGTCGGCGTTCCCGTGCAACTGACGAACGTGACGGACGAGACGATCGACCTGACCGTCGACTACGCCTACCTGCCGTACACCCGCTTCCTCACCGCCGACGGTGGCGAGGCGGAACTGACGTTCCTCTCCGACATCGAGTCCTATCCCAGCGCATGGGACGTCGAGGTGATCGAGCCGGGCGAGACGGTCACGTTCTACGAGGTCTTCGACCTCGCACCCGATGCCGTCGCCTCCGGCTACTACGTCCTCGACCTCGACTCTGGGCAGACCGTGTTCTGGGGAGCGGCCACGCTCTGA
- a CDS encoding YchJ family protein, translated as MRSRYTAFVVGDAEHLRRTWHPRTRPADVDPDPATVWIGLEVLVTEDGGPADLEGAVEFCAHWSEAGARGGLHERSRFARRGGRWVYVDGEIL; from the coding sequence ATGCGCTCGCGATACACGGCGTTCGTCGTCGGTGACGCGGAGCATCTGCGGCGCACGTGGCATCCGCGCACCCGCCCGGCCGACGTCGACCCGGACCCCGCCACGGTATGGATCGGCCTCGAGGTGCTCGTCACCGAGGACGGCGGACCGGCCGACCTCGAGGGGGCGGTGGAGTTCTGCGCCCACTGGAGCGAAGCGGGAGCTCGCGGCGGCCTGCACGAGCGCAGCCGCTTCGCGCGCCGAGGCGGGCGATGGGTGTACGTCGACGGCGAGATCCTCTGA
- a CDS encoding NAD(P)-binding domain-containing protein, whose amino-acid sequence MVLEAVSTTTRRVDVVVIGAGQAGLSTAYHLRRRGFIPDDEAHASDRSFVVLDANSAPGGAWQHRWASLRMATVNGIHELPGFDVPAADPTARARDVLPAYFADYEREFDLRVRRPVAVKAVRREADGLRVETDAGEWDARFVVSATGTWTRPFWPRYPGQERFRGRQLHTADYVSAEELAGRRVLVVGAGVSGVQLLEEISHVATVFWMTRREPDWIESDFDVPARLAAIAGVEDRVRRGLPPGSVISVTGMHWTPWARAARERGVLERLPMMTGIEEDGVRMPDGSLLAVDVILWATGFRPALEHLAPLRLRTPEGGFRVDDSRSLDEPRLFFVGYGPSASTVGANRAGRSVAARITNELAGDSPASSPAGQVGIGA is encoded by the coding sequence ATGGTTCTGGAGGCCGTGAGCACCACCACGCGCCGGGTCGACGTCGTCGTCATCGGCGCGGGTCAGGCGGGGCTCTCCACGGCCTACCACCTGCGTCGCCGCGGCTTCATCCCCGATGACGAGGCGCACGCATCCGATCGATCGTTCGTGGTGCTCGATGCCAACTCCGCCCCCGGCGGCGCGTGGCAGCATCGGTGGGCCTCGTTGCGCATGGCGACGGTGAACGGCATCCACGAGCTGCCGGGCTTCGATGTGCCGGCCGCCGACCCGACGGCGCGGGCGCGCGACGTGCTGCCCGCGTACTTCGCGGACTACGAGCGCGAGTTCGACCTCCGGGTGCGTCGGCCGGTCGCCGTGAAGGCGGTGCGTCGCGAGGCCGATGGGCTGCGCGTCGAGACCGACGCCGGCGAATGGGACGCGCGGTTCGTGGTCTCGGCCACAGGGACATGGACGCGTCCGTTCTGGCCGCGTTACCCCGGTCAGGAGCGGTTCCGCGGACGCCAGCTTCACACGGCCGACTACGTCTCGGCCGAGGAGCTCGCGGGTCGCCGGGTGCTGGTGGTCGGGGCAGGGGTGTCGGGTGTGCAGCTGCTGGAGGAGATCTCGCACGTCGCCACCGTCTTCTGGATGACGCGCCGCGAGCCCGACTGGATCGAGTCCGACTTCGATGTGCCCGCCCGGCTCGCTGCCATCGCCGGTGTCGAAGACCGCGTGCGCCGTGGCTTGCCGCCCGGCAGCGTCATCTCCGTCACCGGTATGCACTGGACGCCGTGGGCGCGCGCGGCGCGCGAGCGGGGCGTGCTCGAGCGGCTGCCGATGATGACCGGTATCGAGGAGGACGGCGTGCGCATGCCCGACGGGTCGCTCCTCGCGGTCGACGTGATCCTGTGGGCGACGGGGTTCCGTCCTGCCCTGGAGCACCTGGCGCCGCTGAGGCTCCGCACCCCGGAGGGCGGCTTCCGGGTGGACGACTCCAGATCGCTCGACGAGCCGCGCCTGTTCTTCGTCGGATACGGCCCCTCGGCGTCGACGGTCGGTGCCAACCGGGCCGGGCGCTCGGTCGCCGCCCGGATCACGAACGAGCTCGCGGGCGACTCTCCGGCGTCAAGCCCCGCCGGGCAGGTCGGGATCGGCGCGTAG
- a CDS encoding PPOX class F420-dependent oxidoreductase: MIPDDLRDLLDEPNYGALGTVRPDGSVQVNPMWFEYDGEHLLFTHTTKRQKFRNLEANPSMSLMVFDPENPYRYIEVRGRLVEATPDPEGAFYVRLGQRYGNADQQPPPDSADRVVLSMSIEHIGRH; the protein is encoded by the coding sequence ATGATCCCCGACGACCTGCGCGATCTGCTCGACGAACCGAATTACGGCGCACTGGGCACGGTACGACCCGACGGCTCGGTCCAGGTGAACCCGATGTGGTTCGAATACGACGGTGAGCACCTGCTGTTCACCCACACGACCAAGCGACAGAAGTTCCGCAACCTCGAGGCGAACCCGTCGATGAGCCTGATGGTCTTCGACCCCGAGAATCCCTACCGCTACATCGAGGTGCGCGGGCGTCTCGTCGAGGCGACACCCGACCCCGAGGGCGCGTTCTACGTGCGGCTCGGTCAGCGCTACGGCAACGCCGACCAGCAGCCGCCGCCCGACAGTGCCGACCGGGTCGTCCTCAGCATGTCCATCGAACACATCGGAAGGCACTGA
- a CDS encoding SDR family oxidoreductase, translating to MKVLVLGGHGKVALLLAPLLAARGDDVTSVIRNPEHTGDVTAAGATPLVLDVESADEAALRDAVAGYDAVVWSAGAGGGSAERTYAVDRDAAIRTMDAAAAAGVRRFVMVSWIGSTPDHGISPDDSFFAYADAKLAADDHLRATALDWTILGPGTLTLGEPTGEITLDPEGKGEVSRADVAAVIAASLEDDRTVGRFIRFGGGDTPIAEALAA from the coding sequence ATGAAGGTTCTCGTTCTCGGCGGTCACGGCAAGGTCGCCCTCCTGCTCGCACCGCTTCTTGCCGCACGCGGCGATGACGTCACATCGGTCATCCGCAACCCCGAGCACACGGGCGACGTGACCGCCGCCGGTGCCACGCCGCTCGTTCTCGACGTGGAGTCTGCCGACGAGGCCGCCCTGAGAGACGCCGTCGCCGGATACGACGCCGTGGTCTGGTCGGCGGGCGCCGGAGGCGGGAGCGCCGAGCGCACCTACGCGGTCGACCGCGATGCCGCGATCCGCACGATGGATGCTGCCGCCGCAGCCGGTGTGCGCCGGTTCGTGATGGTGTCGTGGATCGGCTCGACACCCGACCACGGCATCTCGCCCGACGACTCGTTCTTCGCCTACGCCGACGCGAAGCTCGCCGCGGACGACCACCTGCGCGCGACAGCGCTGGATTGGACGATCCTCGGTCCCGGCACCCTGACGCTCGGCGAACCGACCGGCGAGATCACGCTCGACCCCGAGGGCAAGGGCGAGGTGTCGCGCGCCGACGTCGCGGCCGTGATCGCGGCGTCGCTCGAGGACGACCGCACCGTGGGCCGTTTTATCCGCTTCGGGGGCGGGGATACGCCGATCGCCGAGGCGCTCGCCGCCTGA
- a CDS encoding isocitrate lyase/PEP mutase family protein — translation MSTQIEKAQSFAQLHTAPEILRVVNVWDVVSTKAIAALPETKAIATAGHSIAATFGYEDGENIPLDVMLDMVRRIAEAVDLPVTADLDAGYGDAGETVRKAIGAGAVGANIEDRLKPLAESVAVVEAAIAAGEAEGVPFVLNARTDAFMRGGDRPASESIADAIERGRAFLEAGATSVFVPGLLDADTTRQLVEGIGDRRVSVIGIPGALTAAEYEALGVARISYGPTTQRVALTAFQDVAKDLYANGVIPSSIRALN, via the coding sequence ATGAGCACCCAGATCGAAAAAGCCCAGAGCTTCGCGCAGCTGCACACCGCCCCCGAGATCCTCCGCGTCGTCAACGTGTGGGACGTCGTCTCGACGAAGGCGATCGCCGCCCTCCCCGAGACCAAGGCCATCGCCACGGCAGGACACTCCATCGCCGCCACCTTCGGCTACGAGGACGGCGAGAACATCCCGCTCGACGTGATGCTCGACATGGTGCGCCGCATCGCCGAGGCGGTCGATCTGCCCGTCACCGCCGACCTCGACGCGGGCTACGGCGACGCGGGGGAGACCGTACGGAAGGCCATCGGCGCCGGAGCGGTCGGTGCGAACATCGAAGACCGTCTGAAGCCGCTCGCCGAGTCGGTGGCCGTGGTCGAGGCTGCTATTGCGGCCGGGGAGGCGGAGGGTGTGCCGTTCGTGCTCAACGCTCGCACCGACGCGTTCATGCGCGGCGGCGACCGCCCCGCCTCCGAATCCATCGCCGACGCCATCGAGCGCGGCCGGGCGTTCCTCGAGGCCGGTGCGACCTCGGTCTTCGTGCCCGGTCTCCTCGACGCCGACACCACCCGGCAGCTCGTCGAGGGCATCGGTGACCGTCGCGTGAGTGTCATCGGCATCCCCGGGGCCCTGACCGCCGCGGAGTACGAAGCGCTCGGTGTGGCGCGCATCTCCTACGGACCCACGACGCAGCGCGTCGCTCTCACCGCTTTCCAGGACGTCGCGAAAGACCTCTACGCGAACGGCGTCATCCCCTCCAGCATCCGCGCCCTGAACTGA
- a CDS encoding LON peptidase substrate-binding domain-containing protein, which yields MTDRTLAMFPLGMVLFPHTPLAARIFEERYLKMLGMLLDEQPAEFGVVLIERGHEVGGGEKRFARGAVARLERVLPQEGVISVLARGGARFEVEEWLDDAPYPRARVRMLADLEWNDALTPLSSEAERIVRRVLARAGEYGDTRWEPNIELAEEPLARAWQIAAIAPLGPIDQLALLGATSMGGLLREVIDLTLAAEELLAVRGVDEEPFE from the coding sequence ATGACCGACCGCACGCTCGCGATGTTCCCCCTGGGCATGGTGCTCTTCCCCCACACGCCGCTCGCCGCCCGCATCTTCGAGGAGCGATACCTCAAGATGCTCGGGATGCTGCTGGACGAACAGCCCGCGGAGTTCGGCGTGGTGCTGATCGAACGAGGGCACGAGGTCGGGGGCGGAGAGAAGCGGTTCGCACGGGGCGCCGTCGCTCGACTCGAGCGGGTGCTGCCCCAGGAGGGCGTCATCTCGGTGCTCGCGCGCGGAGGGGCGCGCTTCGAGGTGGAGGAGTGGCTCGACGATGCGCCCTACCCGCGCGCACGGGTGCGGATGCTGGCCGATCTGGAGTGGAACGACGCTCTTACACCCCTCTCGTCGGAGGCCGAGAGAATCGTTCGGCGCGTGCTCGCGCGCGCCGGCGAGTACGGCGACACCCGATGGGAACCGAACATCGAGCTCGCCGAGGAGCCCCTCGCACGGGCGTGGCAGATCGCCGCGATCGCGCCGCTCGGGCCGATCGACCAGCTCGCGCTGCTCGGTGCGACGAGCATGGGCGGCCTCCTCCGCGAGGTCATCGACCTGACCCTCGCCGCCGAAGAGCTCCTCGCCGTGCGCGGTGTCGACGAGGAGCCCTTCGAGTAG